AATACTGGAAAAATCCGGTGGGTCGGACAAAACGAGATAGTCGCACAAAAATCTGTTGTTGCGAACCGCAACCCAGGGCCATGCCAACCCCAGAGAAATGACGAGTAAAATGAAGTTTCCCACCTTCAACGAGAGAAGGCGGCTACCAACAACAGTCGAGTGAAATGAAGTGCCTTCGAACGTTGTGCAAGACCAGTAGTAGCGCGTCTTGTGTGCCCAGTACCAATACCAGCACAGGCCTAGTGTAAAAGGCGTGAGGAACAAATTTAGCACAAAATACCAGAATAGGGCGCGCCCTGTGCCGAAAAATTTAAAACGCCCTGTGCCAAAACGCACGCTCCTGGTCAGGAATAGGCGAATCTTCGTTTCAAAATAGGGGTAATATAACCCCAGAGTGAATATTGTTTTTAACAGTCCGATATAATAGATTTTGAAAAATGTTTTGCTATTGCCCCTGAAGGAGAAACGAATGCCGCGATAGGAAGTTCGGCTGAGCCTGAAACGCAGGGAACCCACAATGGCCAGTGGCAAAAATACAAAGAGCAGAAGCCCGTAAAACGCGAGCAGAGTGATCCACTCGTGTGTCATATCTTCCCAGAAAAACGAGGGTATTTCCGAAATCAATACGATTGCGAGAATTAAAATAAGGGCTTTAATCCAGCCAATGCAGAGTTCGCCGCCGGTGGTGTGATTTGAGAACCGGCTGTTGTGCAATTCCGTTTGGCTGTGCATATAACGCCGAATTTTTGCCTTGCCCCAAAAATAATATACGCCGAGCGTGAGGAGGGTGAGCAACACATTGATCACAAAAATGCCAAACAAGCTACTCCCATTTCCGTGAAACCTGAGACGGAGGGGATTGTGATCTTCACCCAGTTCAGGCACGTTGAGCGGCTGCCCGGCTGCTGCGAGAATAACGATATAGAGCAAGCCAACGAGTATAATAACTGTGAAAAGGATAGAAACAAGGTAGAAAATGGCACGGAACGTTGCCGAATCGATAAACCAAAAGGGACGAATATCCACACCACTTACAATCTCGCCAGGAGCTACGACTATGTCGCGTTCTCCACCCCATGCATCCGGCACCTGGACCCTGTATTCGCCCGGTAAGACCCTCATTTCGTAAAAACCCTGAGCATTGGTCACAGTACTCGCTTTTACATGCTCTTTGGATGTTGTGAGAGACACTGCAATGGGATCTGTAGCGGTTCCATCTCGATTTTCAACATGTCCCGAAATACGCGCCCATCGCGTTGTATCGGGTTCAAATACCACAAGTGCTTGATTGGAAATTTGCAACGGCGTATCTGAATCAAATACCGTTGATGTCGGTTTTCGGATCTGCAATAACAGCTTTCCGTCAAGTAGTTCGGAAATTCCCAGAACGTGATTACCCGGTAATCCATCCTTTTCTGTCAACACAAGCCACGATTGCCTGTCAAAGCGAACCAGACCGCTTTGTTCTGGGTCTGTTATATCATCATGGTGTACACCAAACCAGAAGGTGCCATCTCGCGCACAAAGTGCTGCTCGCACTTTCCCAATAGGCATGCCGGAAGCCGGGTTGATTACGCGCCATTTATCACCGTCATAAACGGAAATATCATCGCGATTGCCATGCGTACACCAGATGTCGCCATTTTTTCCCACTACAATTCGATACACTTTCTGATAGCTTAAACCGTCTCCCCGGCCATAGTTGTGCCATTGTCCATCTCGATATTGACTCACGCCTCTGTAAGTCGCAGTCCAGAGGTGGCCTTTTTGATCTACGGTCAAGTCGTAAATACGGTCGTTCCTGAGTCCTGCTTCGGTTGTGTGATGAAACCAGCGGTCATTGGAATACTCAAAGATGCCGTAGCCCTCGCTTGATCGGCGTTCATATAGGGGATGAGCACGCATCCAAAATCGACCTTTGCCATCTATAACCGCTGGGGGACTCACAATCAAATTCCACTTTAACTTTGTCTTTGTTGTCTCTCGTATCACACCGTCGTAGCGAGCTGCAATGAGTGAATCGCTGTGATGTCCAAAAAACCACATGGTCCCTGTAGAATCTTGCACCATCGCATCCACAGGCCACCCCACATGGACCTTTGACAACTGACTCTGCCTCAGCACAAAGACATCGTCCTGATGTCCCCACCACATGTTGCCTTCTCTGTCTATGTAAGGCCGTTCACCGGCGGTCAAAAAAGCGGTGCCGGTTAGAAGGCTCCAGCGACCAGCAGCCGTCGTGTCCTGAGGCACTAACGAGACTTCCTGGGCATTGCCGGATGAGATGAATCCCCAAAGGAGAAAAAAATAAACTGTCAACCGAGACAATGATTTCAGATGCATGAAATTTCCGTGTCACAAATTGGAGATTGAGCGATTATTACAAAGGCCAGTTTAATCCGTCCATTGATCTTTGAGCCATTCGGGGGGACCGTATAGCAGTGGTTTTTCGTTCCATGTAAATAGCGGTTCCAGATCTCGCAAAATATCGTCGAGTGCCGCGTGATCGTACGCATCTTGAGTTGGAAAGCGGGTTGTCAAGCGGCTGTGCGAGCTTTTGATGACCTGGCGGCGACGCAGTATTTCGGGATAATTTGTGCCTTTTATTGTCTCGAGCGCGAACAATGGTGCCATGATGCCATATACCCGTTTTGCTTCTTTCAAATCTCCAGCCTCCAGAGCATTCCACAGGCGCACCACGACATCTGTTATGTGACAGCCCGGCATTTGTCCGGCTACGCCGCGCGGATGTTCGAGTAATAAATAGCGGCCACTGGCGCCGCCAAATACGCCTTTCAATTTTGGTCCCGCCTTTTCGATCAATCCCGTAGTCATGTGCGTCGGGGGGAAGGTCTCTTCTTTGACGTATTCTATGTGTTCTACTTCATTGATTAAGCGCACCACTGTGTCGATTGATAACTCGCTGCCCCGCGTGTGATTTTGTATAAAAATTGGCATATCCACTTCTCGGTCTATTCCCCGATAATAGCGGACCATCGCATCTTCGTCTTCGATTGGCTCGATATAAGGGGCCATTGCGATGACACCATCGGCTTCCAATGCCTGCGCGTGACGCGCGAACATTGCCGCGTGATTACCACTTGCTCCCTGAACGCCGAGAATTACTGGAACGCGCCCGGCGATGTGTTCTACGACCATCTGCATACCGTGCAGGCGTTCCTGGTCGGTCAATACGGGAAAACTACTGGCATTTACGGGCCAGACAATTCCGTGCGCGCCGCAGGTGATACAAAAATCCAGCACGCGCTTGAGGTCGCCCCAATCGACATCTCCATTTTGCTTAAACGGCGTTGAGGGAATGGTTAATACCCCGCGAAATGTATCGGAACTCATGGTGTCTCCTTTTTTAGAACGTTATCATAAAATATATCTACCTGGAGAAAATAATCTATGAAGTCTCATCACCAAAGAAAAATATTATCAACTTTCAGCAAGGGATTACACTGTTTTGACGTAAAATTTGGTTGCTTATTCCAAATTTTGGCGTAAATTATGGAATATAAGTCCAGATTTTACGCCAAAAGGGGATATAACGTACAAAATGAACACAATCCAAAAGCCCCCCGATGCTGTAATCATCGAGGGGCTTTTTTAATTGTTGCGAAGGATATAGAGTCTCAATTCATTTGGCGGTGGGATTTTTTCTCTGGGTCTGTCGCGGTTGCGATCCAGTGTTTCCCAGCGCAAGACGTATTGCTCGTCGGGGCGTGTTCCCTTGCCGCGAGCACCGCGCAGGTTGACAGTCATGCCCGGATAATCAGATGTTATTCGTTCTAATTCTTCGGGTATCTCGCTATCGGGTGGTGGGTATGTCCCGATCACTTGCAGGGTTTGGGGGTGCAATTTCCAGATTCCCTGGCCTTCTTTGATATGCCAGTAACTCATACTCAGGCCCCCATCGGCCTCTGACTCGACGCCACCCAATCGAATTTCTGCACCGATAGAGCCGCCGCCCCCAAACTCCCACCGATAGGTCCAATCACTCACTTTGTAAAATACCCACTCGCCATTTTCCAAACGCGCACAATAGGCTTGTGTGTATCCATTTTCGTCGTGTTTGTGATAGCTGATCACGGCGCGTTTCTGATCGTCAAAACCCAGTGATTGCGTCATATTGATCAATCCACCTCCTGGGGGCACGGGATCGACAGTGGCTCCGCTTTCTATTGTAATTGGCAAAGTTAGTGCTTTGCCACCACCTGTTTCCCAGGATAGGAGGTCTGGACTGCGTGCATAAGAAATATTGTGATTGGTCGCACAATCGGGTGTATCGCGCCAGATCCAGACCATGTGATAAATCCCGTCTGGTCCTTTTTCGGGCATGCGTGCATACGCATTCATGCGGTCGAGCCCATCGAGCAATGGCGTATTGTGCATCCGGTGCCATGTTTTTGTCTGGACATCATACACATTGTAAAAATCGACGCCATTGCCGCTACTACCGTCTCGATATCGAAAAATCAATTCATTATTTGGGCCGCGCATAAACACGGGGTAGGTACAGCGATCCTCATTTTTGCCGACCATAAAGTCTATGCGTTCAAAACTCGTGACATCAAGTGGGCGCGTTGTGCGAAAATAAATCAAGGGATCCACATGCATATTGCCGCACAAATGAATATGGCCATCGTCGTCGATGGCCATGGTCAGTGAATTGTGACTGTCCCATCCGATCTCTGAAGACAGTCGGCCCCGATTCTCCAGCCATATACCTTCGGGGTGTGCAAATATCCATGTTTCTTCATCTATTTTTCGCATTCCAACGGTCATTTTGCGCTCGGCATTGTAAAACGCGATAAATTGCACATCGCCGTGGGTCAATAGATCAAACCCGACGGGGTGACCAGACCAGACCGTTGCGACAAATAGCGAACTGTAAACGGAAAGATTACTGGAACTCATAGTTTATCCTGTAATTCGTTAAAACAAAGAGCGCGTTTTTTGATCAAAGATGTAGTGTTT
The Gemmatimonadota bacterium DNA segment above includes these coding regions:
- a CDS encoding DUF898 family protein: MHLKSLSRLTVYFFLLWGFISSGNAQEVSLVPQDTTAAGRWSLLTGTAFLTAGERPYIDREGNMWWGHQDDVFVLRQSQLSKVHVGWPVDAMVQDSTGTMWFFGHHSDSLIAARYDGVIRETTKTKLKWNLIVSPPAVIDGKGRFWMRAHPLYERRSSEGYGIFEYSNDRWFHHTTEAGLRNDRIYDLTVDQKGHLWTATYRGVSQYRDGQWHNYGRGDGLSYQKVYRIVVGKNGDIWCTHGNRDDISVYDGDKWRVINPASGMPIGKVRAALCARDGTFWFGVHHDDITDPEQSGLVRFDRQSWLVLTEKDGLPGNHVLGISELLDGKLLLQIRKPTSTVFDSDTPLQISNQALVVFEPDTTRWARISGHVENRDGTATDPIAVSLTTSKEHVKASTVTNAQGFYEMRVLPGEYRVQVPDAWGGERDIVVAPGEIVSGVDIRPFWFIDSATFRAIFYLVSILFTVIILVGLLYIVILAAAGQPLNVPELGEDHNPLRLRFHGNGSSLFGIFVINVLLTLLTLGVYYFWGKAKIRRYMHSQTELHNSRFSNHTTGGELCIGWIKALILILAIVLISEIPSFFWEDMTHEWITLLAFYGLLLFVFLPLAIVGSLRFRLSRTSYRGIRFSFRGNSKTFFKIYYIGLLKTIFTLGLYYPYFETKIRLFLTRSVRFGTGRFKFFGTGRALFWYFVLNLFLTPFTLGLCWYWYWAHKTRYYWSCTTFEGTSFHSTVVGSRLLSLKVGNFILLVISLGLAWPWVAVRNNRFLCDYLVLSDPPDFSSIAQDFSDAGATGEGLSDYLDFEFEF
- a CDS encoding dihydrodipicolinate synthase family protein, whose translation is MSSDTFRGVLTIPSTPFKQNGDVDWGDLKRVLDFCITCGAHGIVWPVNASSFPVLTDQERLHGMQMVVEHIAGRVPVILGVQGASGNHAAMFARHAQALEADGVIAMAPYIEPIEDEDAMVRYYRGIDREVDMPIFIQNHTRGSELSIDTVVRLINEVEHIEYVKEETFPPTHMTTGLIEKAGPKLKGVFGGASGRYLLLEHPRGVAGQMPGCHITDVVVRLWNALEAGDLKEAKRVYGIMAPLFALETIKGTNYPEILRRRQVIKSSHSRLTTRFPTQDAYDHAALDDILRDLEPLFTWNEKPLLYGPPEWLKDQWTD
- a CDS encoding BNR repeat-containing protein; its protein translation is MSSSNLSVYSSLFVATVWSGHPVGFDLLTHGDVQFIAFYNAERKMTVGMRKIDEETWIFAHPEGIWLENRGRLSSEIGWDSHNSLTMAIDDDGHIHLCGNMHVDPLIYFRTTRPLDVTSFERIDFMVGKNEDRCTYPVFMRGPNNELIFRYRDGSSGNGVDFYNVYDVQTKTWHRMHNTPLLDGLDRMNAYARMPEKGPDGIYHMVWIWRDTPDCATNHNISYARSPDLLSWETGGGKALTLPITIESGATVDPVPPGGGLINMTQSLGFDDQKRAVISYHKHDENGYTQAYCARLENGEWVFYKVSDWTYRWEFGGGGSIGAEIRLGGVESEADGGLSMSYWHIKEGQGIWKLHPQTLQVIGTYPPPDSEIPEELERITSDYPGMTVNLRGARGKGTRPDEQYVLRWETLDRNRDRPREKIPPPNELRLYILRNN